In Fluviispira sanaruensis, a genomic segment contains:
- a CDS encoding PilZ domain-containing protein, whose product MSEDAPKRKEPRYSTAIVIEVRTAKWNPFKKTKAILLDLSWNGFKLEFVKKVHLKNGNELLLKIPIEQFQIDNSKMLKLKVTVKWFDEELQRTGGFYIHPKGEHAIVLEKLIQKLAKLRQTEDELIQGSETNLSHDNEKAS is encoded by the coding sequence ATGTCAGAAGATGCACCAAAACGTAAAGAACCCCGATACAGCACAGCCATCGTTATTGAAGTTCGTACGGCCAAATGGAATCCTTTCAAAAAAACAAAAGCTATTCTTCTCGATCTCTCTTGGAATGGTTTTAAATTAGAATTTGTAAAAAAAGTACATTTGAAAAATGGCAATGAACTGCTGCTCAAAATCCCAATAGAACAATTTCAAATCGACAATTCAAAAATGTTAAAACTCAAAGTGACGGTCAAATGGTTTGACGAAGAACTACAACGGACTGGAGGATTTTATATTCATCCTAAAGGTGAACATGCAATTGTTCTAGAAAAACTCATACAAAAACTTGCAAAATTGCGTCAAACAGAAGATGAATTGATTCAAGGAAGCGAAACAAACCTTTCTCATGACAATGAAAAAGCTTCCTAG
- a CDS encoding amino acid ABC transporter permease yields the protein MPDKKLSILYSFLSFFVIALIAFAIVRSFYHLDYQWDFSVLGPYIWLPSSDGGGPGLFLQGLWITIKMSFEGIIFGSILGVIFGILLTTNEKVSKTAALIYVDIFRNTPVLVQLYVAYFIVGTAFNLSGSVAGVLTMSLFCSAYVAEIFRGTLANFEKGQIDAAKALGLSPFQIARKVIAPQALRNMLPPLVGQFVSLIKDSSLLSVVAIPELTKEAQNAVTVTFRSFETWFFIALLYFVVNTLVSSFGRYLEKRLSVSLKQ from the coding sequence ATGCCAGATAAAAAACTCTCTATATTATACTCTTTTTTGTCTTTTTTCGTCATTGCACTCATTGCGTTCGCAATTGTACGGAGCTTTTATCACCTTGATTATCAGTGGGATTTCAGTGTCTTAGGGCCATATATATGGCTTCCTTCAAGTGATGGTGGTGGTCCAGGACTCTTTTTGCAGGGGCTTTGGATCACAATCAAGATGAGTTTTGAAGGCATCATTTTTGGATCCATTCTTGGAGTGATATTTGGAATTCTTTTGACGACAAATGAGAAAGTCTCGAAGACTGCAGCCCTTATATACGTGGATATTTTTAGAAACACCCCAGTCTTGGTCCAGCTATATGTCGCCTATTTTATCGTTGGCACCGCTTTCAATTTATCCGGAAGTGTTGCAGGTGTTTTGACAATGAGCTTGTTCTGTTCAGCATATGTAGCAGAAATTTTTAGAGGGACTTTAGCGAATTTTGAAAAGGGGCAGATTGATGCTGCAAAAGCTCTTGGTTTAAGTCCTTTCCAAATTGCAAGAAAAGTAATTGCACCTCAAGCATTGCGCAATATGTTACCTCCCCTTGTAGGACAATTTGTTTCTTTAATTAAAGACAGTTCTTTGTTATCAGTGGTCGCTATTCCAGAGTTAACAAAAGAAGCTCAGAATGCCGTCACTGTTACTTTCCGTAGTTTCGAAACTTGGTTTTTTATTGCTCTTTTGTATTTTGTTGTAAATACGCTTGTGAGCTCTTTTGGTCGCTACCTTGAAAAAAGATTAAGTGTAAGTCTCAAACAGTAA
- a CDS encoding transporter substrate-binding domain-containing protein: MTSSSSSGLKPTACRTIISISLCVLSSFAIFIKSHAAVKLTTLEAIKKKKELVVCSESGYIPLEMKTASGKWLGFDYEMSLAYAKELGVKLTMADTKWDGIIPSLISSKCDMIVSSMAKTVEREKAVAFSDPYYNNNFLIAVLDTPENRKKFAKIENFNTKDIKIAVKTGSAPDLYLKNSETFKNAEIMRFDADSDTVSAVLRGRSTAFIYDTPYVRVAELNNPGKLYVFPETFDKGDQFAVAMRTKDTDLVSSFNTFLANWKKSGGYEKTMKYYFESREWLSLLDK, from the coding sequence ATGACAAGCTCAAGTTCATCAGGGCTAAAACCCACTGCATGCCGCACAATAATTTCAATATCTCTTTGTGTGTTGTCATCATTTGCAATATTTATCAAATCACATGCAGCTGTGAAACTCACAACACTTGAGGCAATAAAAAAGAAAAAAGAGCTCGTTGTCTGTTCTGAATCTGGCTATATCCCTTTAGAAATGAAAACGGCATCTGGTAAATGGCTTGGCTTCGATTATGAAATGTCCTTGGCTTATGCAAAAGAACTTGGTGTTAAATTGACTATGGCTGATACAAAATGGGATGGGATCATCCCTTCTCTCATCTCATCTAAGTGTGACATGATTGTTTCTTCTATGGCCAAAACGGTTGAACGAGAGAAAGCGGTTGCATTCAGTGACCCTTATTATAACAATAATTTTCTCATTGCTGTTTTAGATACACCTGAAAACCGCAAAAAGTTTGCAAAAATCGAGAATTTTAATACTAAAGATATTAAAATTGCAGTGAAAACTGGTTCGGCACCGGATCTCTATCTCAAAAATTCAGAAACATTTAAAAATGCAGAAATCATGCGCTTCGATGCAGACTCTGACACTGTCAGCGCTGTGCTCAGAGGCCGGTCGACTGCTTTCATTTATGACACTCCATATGTTCGAGTTGCAGAATTGAATAACCCAGGCAAGTTATACGTCTTCCCTGAGACTTTCGATAAAGGTGACCAATTTGCTGTCGCAATGCGTACGAAAGACACAGATCTAGTCTCAAGCTTCAATACTTTCTTAGCAAACTGGAAAAAAAGCGGCGGATATGAAAAGACTATGAAGTACTATTTCGAAAGTAGAGAATGGCTTTCTCTTCTGGACAAATAA
- the kdsA gene encoding 3-deoxy-8-phosphooctulonate synthase: MTVKQNIFPGNWDGCITHDIQLSRKRPVIMAGPCMFESREIGFEVGQFLKNKCAEHDLPYIFKSSYDKANRTSAQSIRGPGVKQGLKWLQELRSELKVPVLTDVHTAEQALEAGKTVDILQIPAFLCKQRDLLIAAASTGKTVQIKKGQWTSAEEMLEIAQFVEKCGNSKVILVERGTCFGYNNLVVDFRNLVEMHTQGHAVVFDATHSVQLPGAGNGKSSGLRHMVHPLVRAAMAIGVDGIFMEVHPNPTQACSDADTQLSMQAAEIILDDIAKMLK; the protein is encoded by the coding sequence ATGACAGTTAAGCAAAATATATTTCCTGGAAATTGGGATGGGTGTATTACCCACGATATTCAACTTTCACGCAAACGACCTGTCATTATGGCAGGTCCTTGTATGTTTGAAAGCAGAGAAATTGGCTTTGAAGTCGGGCAATTCCTTAAAAATAAATGTGCAGAACACGATCTTCCTTACATTTTTAAAAGCAGCTACGACAAAGCAAATAGAACAAGCGCTCAAAGCATCCGCGGACCGGGCGTCAAACAAGGTTTAAAGTGGTTGCAAGAACTTCGTAGCGAACTCAAAGTTCCGGTTCTCACGGATGTGCACACAGCGGAACAAGCCTTAGAAGCGGGAAAAACTGTTGATATTTTGCAAATTCCCGCCTTTCTTTGCAAACAAAGAGATCTTCTTATAGCAGCAGCGTCTACAGGAAAAACTGTGCAAATTAAAAAAGGACAGTGGACTTCCGCGGAAGAAATGCTTGAAATCGCCCAATTTGTTGAAAAGTGCGGCAACTCTAAAGTTATTTTAGTCGAACGCGGCACGTGTTTTGGTTATAACAATCTCGTGGTGGATTTTAGAAATCTTGTTGAAATGCATACCCAAGGACATGCCGTTGTGTTCGATGCCACTCACTCAGTTCAATTGCCTGGAGCAGGAAATGGTAAGTCCTCTGGCCTGCGGCATATGGTGCATCCACTCGTACGAGCCGCAATGGCGATAGGAGTTGATGGAATATTTATGGAAGTGCACCCCAATCCCACCCAAGCATGCTCCGATGCAGACACCCAGCTGTCTATGCAAGCAGCGGAAATTATCTTAGATGATATAGCAAAAATGCTAAAATAA
- a CDS encoding amino acid ABC transporter ATP-binding protein: MSQEVVVSLKEVNKIFHTPTAEHHVLKGINFEVKQGEVVALIGPSGSGKSTCLRTINALETITSGDVEVCGINYRNSRQSLHMIRRNTGMIFQRFELFPHMTAIENVALGPNLVLGKSKDESYKIAKDLLDRVGLGSHMNKFPKGLSGGQQQRVAIARALAINPKILLCDEPTSALDPELVDEVVDILVDIAATGMTMIVVTHELYFAQKVSHRTMFLENGYIVEQGNTKEMFAAPKTERLQTFLKRITHQS; encoded by the coding sequence ATGTCACAAGAAGTAGTTGTCAGCCTTAAAGAAGTTAATAAAATATTTCACACTCCCACTGCTGAGCATCATGTGCTTAAGGGTATCAATTTTGAAGTGAAGCAAGGGGAAGTCGTTGCTTTAATCGGTCCTTCCGGAAGTGGAAAGAGTACCTGTTTACGTACTATCAACGCTCTCGAAACGATCACATCGGGAGATGTCGAAGTTTGCGGAATCAATTACCGTAACTCTAGGCAGTCCCTGCATATGATTCGCCGCAACACAGGAATGATTTTTCAACGCTTTGAGTTATTCCCACATATGACGGCTATTGAAAATGTGGCTTTAGGTCCCAATCTTGTTCTTGGTAAATCTAAGGATGAATCCTATAAAATTGCAAAAGATCTGTTGGATAGAGTGGGTCTTGGCAGTCATATGAATAAGTTTCCAAAAGGGCTTTCAGGTGGGCAGCAACAGCGTGTTGCAATCGCACGTGCGCTCGCAATCAATCCCAAAATCTTATTGTGTGACGAGCCAACAAGTGCCCTCGATCCCGAACTCGTGGATGAAGTAGTCGATATTTTAGTTGATATTGCCGCTACGGGTATGACAATGATTGTAGTTACTCACGAGCTTTATTTTGCCCAAAAAGTTTCGCACAGAACGATGTTTCTTGAAAATGGTTATATAGTTGAACAGGGCAATACAAAAGAGATGTTTGCTGCACCAAAGACAGAACGTCTGCAGACATTTTTAAAGCGCATCACGCATCAGTCCTAA
- a CDS encoding SGNH/GDSL hydrolase family protein, whose amino-acid sequence MLNMPSIVAKSTCVFAACLSAQTFAQAKDYYIVCYYSDSDVSLASKNSELMTHKFGVNPNYFWAKDSRAFYAKSTKLTGKIIDGFFVENSLNYENVIDNCNNAIAKGTFLKPAKESFVLLDFKAAESDFSGYEYPIRFEKAKSEQSKIKQIVLFGDSLSDTGNLKRWTKVMPYFPFWYGRFTDGLIWVDYLSRRTEVPVLNFSYGGAKTDGKNEYYVSTIPDTIKAVGRNLVTGNSADYIKTYLEKYLTSDSYLSTNKALANPDETLFMIWIGANDYIEKFENKNLTKPFLDDPEHPSGINHAYKKTISNIIDQIKLIYAKGGKHFLILNLPDLGKSPIVLTSEYSKHEDDMKNRLELSARLSDLTKRHNELLKESIIVLQNSLADKIDINLIDIDENFSDLLSNVNINDKSFFDYGFRKINSKYPVPNKSGLYVQDFCYYGGYINAIFTETNEEANQFAVNNSCKNPDGSLNKYSVFYNSPHPTSYAHCWLSYSIEKALEKKGLLATDVGSLSAFKNYCIEQIESNGKTFR is encoded by the coding sequence ATGTTAAATATGCCTTCTATCGTTGCGAAATCAACGTGTGTTTTTGCTGCTTGCTTATCTGCTCAAACATTTGCCCAAGCAAAAGACTATTATATTGTTTGCTATTATTCTGATTCCGATGTTTCGCTTGCAAGTAAAAATTCAGAGTTGATGACGCATAAGTTTGGTGTCAACCCAAATTATTTTTGGGCAAAAGACTCGAGAGCATTTTATGCAAAATCCACGAAGTTAACTGGAAAAATTATTGATGGATTTTTTGTTGAAAACTCTTTGAATTATGAAAATGTCATAGATAATTGTAATAATGCAATCGCTAAAGGAACCTTCTTGAAACCGGCTAAAGAAAGTTTTGTACTGCTCGATTTCAAGGCTGCCGAGTCCGATTTTTCTGGATATGAATATCCAATTCGCTTTGAAAAAGCTAAATCAGAGCAATCAAAAATCAAACAGATTGTTTTATTTGGTGATAGTTTGTCAGATACAGGAAATTTAAAAAGATGGACAAAAGTCATGCCGTATTTTCCATTTTGGTATGGACGTTTTACGGATGGCTTAATTTGGGTAGATTATTTATCTCGGAGAACAGAAGTACCTGTTTTGAACTTTTCTTATGGAGGAGCGAAAACCGATGGGAAAAATGAATATTATGTAAGCACAATACCAGATACAATTAAAGCAGTTGGTAGAAATTTAGTAACAGGAAATTCTGCAGATTATATTAAAACCTATCTGGAGAAATATTTAACTTCTGACTCATATTTGTCAACAAATAAAGCGCTCGCAAATCCTGATGAAACGCTTTTTATGATCTGGATTGGTGCAAATGATTATATTGAAAAATTTGAAAATAAGAATTTAACCAAACCTTTTCTAGATGACCCAGAACATCCGAGCGGTATTAATCATGCTTATAAGAAGACAATTAGTAATATAATTGATCAAATAAAATTGATTTATGCTAAGGGTGGTAAACATTTTTTAATTTTAAATTTACCGGATTTAGGTAAATCACCAATAGTTTTGACTTCAGAATATAGTAAACATGAAGACGATATGAAAAATCGTTTAGAACTTTCTGCGCGATTGAGTGATTTAACTAAAAGGCACAATGAATTATTAAAGGAATCCATCATTGTATTGCAAAATTCTTTGGCAGATAAAATTGATATAAATTTAATTGATATAGATGAAAATTTTTCAGATCTTTTAAGTAACGTGAATATTAATGATAAGTCATTCTTTGATTATGGTTTCAGAAAAATAAATTCCAAATATCCTGTGCCAAATAAATCAGGCTTATATGTACAAGATTTTTGTTACTATGGGGGCTATATTAACGCAATTTTCACTGAAACAAATGAAGAAGCAAATCAATTTGCAGTTAATAATTCATGCAAAAATCCAGATGGCTCTCTAAATAAATATTCTGTTTTTTATAATTCACCCCATCCGACGAGTTACGCTCATTGTTGGTTATCCTATTCCATTGAAAAAGCATTAGAGAAAAAAGGGCTTCTTGCAACGGACGTTGGATCTTTGAGTGCGTTTAAAAATTATTGTATCGAGCAGATTGAAAGCAACGGGAAAACTTTTAGATGA